The genomic region AGGTCGACCGCATCGAGGGGCGAGCCACGGTCCTCGTCTCGCGCTTCGACACTCCGAACCTCGTCCGCGACGGTCACGCGCTCGCGGAAGCTCTTCGCACGCGCGGTGTCGCCGTGGAGGAGCGCGAGGTGCCGATCGACCACTCCCCGATGGGGTGGCGATGCTGGGTCGAGGTCGCGGTGACGTCGTGGGCGGGAGCCTCGCCGCCCCGCTAGCGACCGATGTGCAGGACGCCCCGAATCAGCGGCGCCGAGTCCAGCTTGGTCTTCGTCCCCGGCATGGAGGGGACGCCCTCGAAGAACGCGCGCACGGCTCGACGGTAGGACGCAGGATCGGGGCGAGAGGCGCGGTACTCGTCCACGTACAGCCCGATCCGCGCGAAGGGGATGTCCGGCAGACCGGCACGCGGCTCGCGGAACGAGAGGTCGAGAGTGGCCAGGTCCGTGAACGCTCGAGGATCGATCGACACGTCGGGCTCGAGCACGCACTTGGCGAGAGCTTCCTCGCTGACCCGGGACCAGATGGTCCCGTTCGCCCTCGTGTTCCCCGAGTACACGTTGCCCCGGATCACGCACCGGATCGGCCACAGTCGGCCGTGCGGCCCGTCGTCCTCCATCACCTGACGGAATCGGGGGAAGCGCGTCGCCCAGGGCTCCTTCGTCCACCCGCGTGGACCGAGCCACTCCTCGACGCGGCCGACGTAGTCCTCTTTCGTGCCACGTCCCGGGTGGGTCGGCTCGTCCTCGATGGCGAGCTGCTTCTCATAGGTTCCCTTCGAGCCAGCGCCGACGTTGTAGGCGCCGCGGAACCCCTCGACGAAGACGTTGCCGAGAATGCGGTGCCCGGCGCCTCCGTTCATGAAGACGCCCTTCGCGGCGGACTTGTAGAAGACGTTCCCCTCGCACGTCGCACCCGCCTGCAGGTCGTCGAGGTGGATCCCGGATCGCTCGACCTTGCCCGGCACGTGCATCAGGTGGTGGATGAAGTTGTGCCGGTAGACGGTCCCGTAACCGGCCAGGTCTCCGCCCGAGTAGATCGCGCCGCCGTCGCCCTCCTCGAACCCGATGTTGAAGAGCTCGTTGAGTTCGACCAGGTGGTCGTTGCCTCGCACGGTGATCGACTGACCCAGGGAGTTGTGCACGAGGCAATGGCGGAGCACGTTGCCGACTCCGGAGATCCCGACGCCGACGCGCAGGTGGCGGAAGGTCTCCTGGAACAGGTGACAGTTCTCGACGACGTTCTCTCCCGCGACGAGCTCCTCTCGGCCGCGGCGCCCGCCGCCCAGGTTAACGTGCCCTGCGAGGTCGTAGAGGTCGCTCCCGAGGACCCGCTGGCGCGTTCCTCGGACGCGGACCCCGAGCGCCGTACTCCTGCGCAGGACCACCCCGGCCACAGTGTTCGCGCGTCCGCCTGCGACGTCGATCACGGTTCCGCTCGCGACGTGCTCGACCGTGAGGCTGCGCACCGTGACGTTTTCGCACCGGTCGAGCTCGAGGAACCCGCCGGCCACGGGGACGGTGATCTCCGTCTCGGGGCCGATCGGCGCGAGGGGGATGAGGTAGAGGCGCCGCGTGGCGGGATCGAAGTGCCACTCGCCGGGAGCGTCGAGCTCACACAGGAGGCCCGTGATCTGGAACGGCTTCTCCGCTCTCCAGGCCCAACCGTACGCGAGCGCCTGGGAGAGTCGCAGCGCGCCTCGCTCGGCGACCGCACCCGCGAGGGGCTGGGAGCGCTGCAGCCAGTTCGCGTCGAGGAACCCTGTGATCCGAGCGCGACCGGGGATGCGCTCGATCTCCGACTGCCATTGCTCCCACGTCCCGGCCCGTTCTTCGTCTCGCGTCCCGATCCTCGCCCAGGCCCCTCGCGGGTCGTCGAGCGAGCCCAGCCAACCGCGGGGTCGACCTTCTTCGCGATAGGGCGCGTGCCCCGCGCGGACCCCGTAGTCCTCCTCACCGATCGGGACCCCGGGCGGCGACACCTCGGGCTCCACCGGCTCGGGCTGCAGTCCCGCGTAGCCCGCGTTGGGGAACGTCGCGGGCCGGCAAGGAACGCCGTCCAGGATGAGCGTGAGATCGACCCCTTTCGTGAGCACGGCGGCGAGGTTCTCGTCCTCGATCGTCTGGACGATCACGTCGCCCGCGCGACCCGCTGCGAGCCGCGCGCGCTCCTCCGCCGTGGCGACGGGAGCGAAGCGACCGGGATCCAGCGCGATCCCGCCGTCGAGGGTGACGCTGGCGCCGCGAGA from Bacteroidota bacterium harbors:
- a CDS encoding right-handed parallel beta-helix repeat-containing protein is translated as MFVAPRGTDGAPGTAEQPTSFGAGLAAAVRGAKEGRPAEVRLGTGRYRFRERFTIGELGGPEAAPLLIAPSRGASVTLDGGIALDPGRFAPVATAEERARLAAGRAGDVIVQTIEDENLAAVLTKGVDLTLILDGVPCRPATFPNAGYAGLQPEPVEPEVSPPGVPIGEEDYGVRAGHAPYREEGRPRGWLGSLDDPRGAWARIGTRDEERAGTWEQWQSEIERIPGRARITGFLDANWLQRSQPLAGAVAERGALRLSQALAYGWAWRAEKPFQITGLLCELDAPGEWHFDPATRRLYLIPLAPIGPETEITVPVAGGFLELDRCENVTVRSLTVEHVASGTVIDVAGGRANTVAGVVLRRSTALGVRVRGTRQRVLGSDLYDLAGHVNLGGGRRGREELVAGENVVENCHLFQETFRHLRVGVGISGVGNVLRHCLVHNSLGQSITVRGNDHLVELNELFNIGFEEGDGGAIYSGGDLAGYGTVYRHNFIHHLMHVPGKVERSGIHLDDLQAGATCEGNVFYKSAAKGVFMNGGAGHRILGNVFVEGFRGAYNVGAGSKGTYEKQLAIEDEPTHPGRGTKEDYVGRVEEWLGPRGWTKEPWATRFPRFRQVMEDDGPHGRLWPIRCVIRGNVYSGNTRANGTIWSRVSEEALAKCVLEPDVSIDPRAFTDLATLDLSFREPRAGLPDIPFARIGLYVDEYRASRPDPASYRRAVRAFFEGVPSMPGTKTKLDSAPLIRGVLHIGR